DNA from Desulfitibacter sp. BRH_c19:
AGTAATTTTTTCGGCAGGAAGTTTCCTAGGTCTAGACTGGATCAGTATTGCTATAGCTGGTTTAGCTTTAGTAGGAATATTTAAGTTAAATATGCATCCAATATTGTTAATTGTCCTAGCAGCTGTTAGTGGCGTGTTGTTGTATTAATAACTATGAAGTTTATAGAATCAAATCTGCCTAAATATTACCCCCCTAGGGTAATATCTTGAGTTTCATACCATCTTAGACAATCATATAAATGGTCAGGTTTATAGTCAGGCCAAAGCTCATCAATAATATAGAAATCAGAATAAATAGTCTGTACTGGTAAAAATCCACTTAGTCTTCTTCTTCCTCCCCAGCGTAATACAAGGTCAATTCTTGAAATTTCACCAGAGGCTATGTTGTTTGATAAATACTCTCTGGGATTTCCAGGAGAAGATCCATTTGAAAAGGCTTTATTAATATCCCACCACCAGCTGTAATTCACCAAAAAGTTAACCTTCATTTTAGCCCTGCCAAAATTTGTCCTTTTAGTAAATGGTAGTAGCTCAGGTGGAAATAGTGGAGAATCTGTATTACCCACTACAAGTAGTGATGCATCTCTATCAGATAGAATTTCGACGGCATCAACACACGCCTTTTGAAAAGCTTTGGTTTGTACTGCTGGTCTTTTTGTATTATCCTGAGTAAACCCATAAAAGGTCATTTCCTTAATTCCAAGATCAAGACAAGTTTTGTATAATTCAAACCCAGGATCAATGCCATTTTTATATCCACTCTCCTTTGGCATGCCTTTTGACGCTGCCCATCTTCTGTTTCCATCAGGTATAACCCCTATATGGTTTGGAATGCGTTTAAAACTCATTTCACCTGTCTCCTTTCGCTTCACTACATGTACTATTATTTCCATATGAAAATAGCACTAAACTGCAATTCCAAGATTTTCTTTTAATTTTCTCATTTAAATACAAGACTTGTTTGTCATAAAACATTAAATAAGCTATTATGTAGATGTTTAAAATATTCTTTTGGGAGATATAAGCTTATGCAAAAAACTAGAATAGCTTTAGTTCAAATGGAAGCATTAATTAACAATAGAAAACTAAATCTTGCTAAAATCAAAAGCCACGTAGAAAAAGCTGCTCGTAATGATGCCCATATTATTTGTTTTCCTGAGACATCAATACATGGGTATAGCAAAAACCTATATAAAACAAGTGCTGAAGCATTAGACGAAACATCCTCTATCTTAAGTGAATGGTCAAGGAAGTATTCTATTTGTATTTTAGCTGGATTAGCTGAAAAAGTTGAAGATAAAAAACCCTATATAACTCATTTAATAGCTACACCAGATGGTAATGTTGAGACTTATAGAAAAACCCATCTTGGTAAAAGTGAAAAACCGTATTTTAGTGAAGGTAGCAGATTGCCTGTATTTAAAGCTCCTACAGCTATAATAGGGGTGCAAATATGTTGGGATTTACATTTTCCTGAAATTTCTACAATTATGTCTTTAAAAGGGGCAGAAATAATCTTTGCCCCCCATGCATCTCCAACCATTGTAGGCGATAGAAAAAACATTTGGCTTAAATACCTAACTGCTCGTGCCTACGATAATTCAGTTTTCTTGGCTGCCTGCAACTTAATAGGAGAAAATGGGGATGGACAATCTTTTTGTGGTGGTGCCTTAGTAATAGATCCCAAAGGCAATCTTATAGCACATGATTTTAGTAATAAGGAAGGAATATTATTTGCGGACTTGAATTCAGACATTATTAATAGAGTAAGGAACCAAGAAACAATGTCTATGAGGGATAGTTTTTACCTAGAGTCAAGAAGGCCCGAACTATATACTGAGCTATATAACCGTGGTGAATTACCCAAGCAACAATAAAACTACTAGTATAGTTCCCATGCTTAAAAAAGTTGTAATAAAAGTAACTGTTGATACAAGCTGCGGTTCACAATCATACTGTATTGCCAACAATGCTGATATGGCAGCTGTAGGAGTTGCAGCTGCCAATATCATCACTTTCTTCAATAACAAATCTATAGGTAGAAACCATACCATTAAAAATGCAATTATCGGTGATACTACCAACCTCAAAAATACTGATAAATACATTAAATTCCTTTCAAAATTCTTCACCTTAATTTCCGCAAGCTGTAGCCCCAAAGCTAACATAATCGTAGGTATAGCGCCATCTGCTACCAAACTTACTGCTCCATAAATACTATCATGTAGTGGTAATGGTAATGCTCTCCAGACAATCCCCAGATAAACAGCATGCATCATCGGCATCTTAGAAATATTAAGCATCACACTTTTCAGCTTAGTCTTACCCTTTGCTGCATAATATAATCCTAGTGTGGTTTGTAGTACGGTATGAAAAATCATTATTGGTACTATATAGTCTATTCCTCCTGCTCCATAAGCAAACAAAACAAGCGGAATCCCATAATTCCCGTTATTCATAAACCCAATAGCCAATATTAATGCATTTTGTTTTTCATCAGAATACTTTTTCCAGAAACCTATTATTTTAATGATTAGAATTAAGATGGCAGTTAGGGCAAATGTGTAAAGAAGGATATATAAATAATTTAAGCTTAATGGATTGTCATAAAAAGTCCTAAAGACTAAAGCAGGCATCATAATATATATAGCAATAGTGCTCACAGACTTTATATGCAGATTAAATAGTTTTTGAACAATAAACCCAGCAGAAAAAATTAGCATAATTGGCAGAATAACAGATATAAACATTTTAGCATCACCTATTGTCATTGATTTCGATTTTATAAACTTCTATATATTCTTCAAAAAGTCCTTGTTGGACTAATTCAATTTTATGCTAGTTAATTCTCCCTTCTGCATATTTATACTTATTGTTCACTATTTATACATTTGCTTATTTCGCTAGTTTATATTTTGTATTTGTTTTTGTTATATATTATTTTTGGATTTCCATACCTAAATTCCTCTTACTCCAACCATATTAGTCGTATATTATACACTAATAATTACGACAACTTCCGCAAATAGCTA
Protein-coding regions in this window:
- a CDS encoding dihydroorotate dehydrogenase produces the protein MSFKRIPNHIGVIPDGNRRWAASKGMPKESGYKNGIDPGFELYKTCLDLGIKEMTFYGFTQDNTKRPAVQTKAFQKACVDAVEILSDRDASLLVVGNTDSPLFPPELLPFTKRTNFGRAKMKVNFLVNYSWWWDINKAFSNGSSPGNPREYLSNNIASGEISRIDLVLRWGGRRRLSGFLPVQTIYSDFYIIDELWPDYKPDHLYDCLRWYETQDITLGG
- a CDS encoding nitrilase; the protein is MQKTRIALVQMEALINNRKLNLAKIKSHVEKAARNDAHIICFPETSIHGYSKNLYKTSAEALDETSSILSEWSRKYSICILAGLAEKVEDKKPYITHLIATPDGNVETYRKTHLGKSEKPYFSEGSRLPVFKAPTAIIGVQICWDLHFPEISTIMSLKGAEIIFAPHASPTIVGDRKNIWLKYLTARAYDNSVFLAACNLIGENGDGQSFCGGALVIDPKGNLIAHDFSNKEGILFADLNSDIINRVRNQETMSMRDSFYLESRRPELYTELYNRGELPKQQ